In the genome of Raphanus sativus cultivar WK10039 chromosome 9, ASM80110v3, whole genome shotgun sequence, the window AACCTCAGCTTCTTCTGAACCATAACCTTCTCTCTATTTTCGTAAAATTCGAAATCATCTAATATAGATGTCTTTGCCACATAGTTCTTGAATATGTTCAACACTTCACTCCCTTGTAGCAACCTCACCTATGTAATGTTTAAACAGCATGAGAATTAATTGTTTCTTGTGACAATGATCATTCACTAAAACACTGTTTTTAACTTGTGTGTCTCTGCTATTCGTTACAGGCTTGTTCTCATTGTTCTCTAGTATTACATGCCTTAACTGCGGATTTGGAACATCTTTGATTATGTGCCACTTGACCGGAAAATAGCCAGTCCACTTGTCTTGCTGCCAAAAGTCCATGCTCTTCTCGTAATCAACTCTCCCAGTCATCTCAGCTACACCGCAGAACTGACCACTTGCATTCACCTGCATTCCCCAATAAAACCACATCAGAGACCAAACCAAAGAGATGtcagcaaaaatgaaaaattgtatACTTCATTTACCGAGAAGAAAAGGAAGACATGGCACGTTCCACTTTTCTCTGCAACCTTCTTTTGAGATTCTTGATACGCACTGTCTagcttcttgttcccatttagAGTACTAGACCAAACACTGTACTTGATGCTCTTGTGAATGTCGTCTTCGCGATAAGATTTTATCACAAAGAACATTGCTTCTTCGTACTTGGTCTGAAAGCTAGGCAGGTTATATTGATCCCTTTTGATCAAAGAACCTACACAGGATAGTAGAATCCACAGTAGCCACCATAAGGACAAGGCAGGCCTTGATATGTCTCAAGGGTTTCATAATATGGCTCTGATTGGCGGCTCTTCTAAACACCAGAAGCCAAAACAACAAGGTACACAAGAGATGTGGTGTTAAAACATTCAAACAGAGAAGAGAGGATCTTGTCAAGAAGAGAAGGTGTTTTCACCATGGAGGTGGCGGAGCCAGAGACCACCTTGGCAAGAGGATCCACTTTAAAATCATCATTGtctagagaaatggagacaacTGAAGTTCTAAACTATTTGACCATCATTTATGTtactgctcgatgaaactatacactacaactagattttcatatttttgaaaattttccaaaatccgtgggtgtTACCCttgtaaaataatgagttttcgataAATGCTCTATacactaaagtttatactctttccttaagtttaaaaaattcaaaccacattctacatttgaattaatgtattctaaactatatttcatggtatatatgaatcattctatttttttaatatttagtttactaaaatttcatataccgcatagattagtggaataagcattataaaatcttcattatctagagaaacagagacaacagaggttctaaactctttgaacatcatcttatgttagtgctcgatgaaactatacactaaaacaatattttcatatttttaaattttttccaaaatctgtgggttaacccccttctaaaataaaGAGTTTTCGGTaagtgctctatatactgaagtttatactctttccttaagtttaaaaaattaaaaccacattatacatttgaattaatgtattttaaattatcctTCATGGTATATACGAAGCATTctaatttttgtaatatttagtttactataatttcatatactgcctagattagtggaattaacattataaaatcttcattatctagagaaatgaaGACAACATAATTTCTAAactatttgaccatcatcttatgttagtgctcaataaaactatacactaaaaccatattttcatattttggaattttttccaaaatccgtgggttaaccctttctaaaataaagagttttctaaaataaagagTTTTCGGTAAGTgctatatatactgaagtttatactctttcctttagtttaaaaaattcaaaccacattctacatttgaaataatgtattctaaactatctttcatggtatatatgaaggattctaattttttaatatttagtttactaaaattcatatactgcctagattaatggaattagcattataaaatcttcattatctagagaaacggagacaacagatgtGCTAAACTCTTTAAatatcatcttatgttagtgctcgatgaaactatacactaaaacaagattttcatatttttgaaaattttccaaaatccgtgggttaaccccttctaaaataatgagtttttggtaagtgatctatatactgaagtttatactctttccttaagtttaaaaaattcaaaccacattctacatttgaattaatgtattctaaactatctttcatggtatatatgaatcattctaatgtttttaatatttagtttactaaaatttcatatactgcctagattagtggaattaacattataaaatcttcattatctagagaaatgaagacaacagaggttctaaactctttgaacatcatcttattttagtgctcgatgaaactatacactaaaaccagattttcatatttttaaaatttttccaaaatccgtgggttaaccccttctaaaataatgagttttttggtaaatgctctatatactgaagtttatactcttctctttagtttaaaaatttcaaaccacattcgacatttgaattattgtattctaaactatctttcatggtatataggaatcattctaattttttaatatttagtttaccaaaatttcatatactgcatagattaatggaattagcattataaaatcttcattatctagagaaacggagaaaacaaaggttctaaactatttgtccatcatcttatgttagtgctcgatgaaactattcactaaaccagattttaaaatttttgaaatttttccaaaatccgtgggttaaccccttctaaaataatgagattTCGGTAAGTtctctatatattgaagtttatactctttcttttagtttaaaaagtgcaaaccacattctatatttgaattaatgtaatctaaactatctttcatggtatataggaattattctaattttttaatattaagtttactaaaatttcttatattacctagattagtggaattagaattataaaatcttcattatctagagaaatggagacaacagaggttctaaactctttgaacatcatcttatgttagtgctcgatgaaactatacactaaaacaagattttcatatttttgaaaattttccaaaatccgtgggttaaccccttctaaaataatgagtttttggtaagtgatctatatactgaagtttatactctttccttaagtttacaaaaattcaaaccacattctacatttgaattaatgtattctaaactaccTTTCATGGtaaatatgaatcattctaatgtttttaatatttagtttactaaaatttcatatactgcctagattagtggaattaacattataaaatcttcattatctagagaaatgaagacaacagaggttctaaactctttgaacatcatcttattttagtgctcgatgaaaactatacactaaaaccagattttcatatttttaaaatttttccaaaatccgtgggttaaccccttctaaaataatgagttttcggtaaatgctctatatactgaagtttatactcttctctttagtttaaaaaatttcaaaccacattcgacatttgaattattgtattctaaactatctttcatggtatataggaatcattctaattttttaatatttagtttaccaaaatttcatatactgcatagattaatggaattagcattataaaatcttcattatctagagaaacggagaaaacagaggttctaaactatttgtccatcatcttatgttagtgctcgatgaaactattcactaaaccagattttaaaaattttgaaatttttccaaaatccgtgggttaaccccttctaaaataatgagattTCGGTAAgttctctatatactgaagtttatactcttgcttttagtttaaaaagtgcaaaccacattctacatttgaattaatgtaatctaaactatctttcatggtatataggaattattctaattttttaatattaagtttactaaaatttcttatattgcctagattagtggaattagaattataaaatcttcattatctagagaaatggagacaacaaaggttctaaactctttgaacatcatcttatgttagtgctcgatgaaactatacactataaccagactttcatatttttgaaattttttcaaaatccgtgggttaaccccttctaaaataatgagtttttggtaaatgctctatattgaagtttatattctttcctttagtttaaaaattcaaaccacattctacatttgaattaatgtattctaaactatctttcatggtatatatgaattattctaattttttaatatttagtttactaaaatttcatatactgcctagattagtggaattagcattaaaaaatcttcattatctagagaaatggagacaacagaggttctaaactctttgaacatcatcttatgttagtgctctatgaaactatacactaaaaccagattttttatatttttgaaatttttccaaaatccgtgggttaaccccttctaaaataatgagttttcggtaagtgctctatatactgaagtttatactctttgcttttgtttaaaaaatttaaaaccacattccacatttgaattaatgtattctaaactatctttcatggtatataggaatcattctaatttttaataattagtttactaaaatttaatatactgcctagattagtggaataagcattataaaatcttcattatctagagaaacggagacaacagaggttctaaactctttgaacatcatcttatgttagtgctctatgaaactatacactaaaaccagattttcatatttttgaaattttttccaaACTAATGCATTCTAAACTATATACTgaactaaataattaaaaccaCATTccacatttgaattaatgtattctaaattatctttcatggtatataggaatcattctaattttttaataattagtttaccaaaatttaatatactgcctagattaatGGAAAAGCATTATAAattcttcattatctagagaaacggagacaacagaggttctaaactctttgaacatcatcttatgttagtgctcgatgaaactatacactaaaactagatttttcaaatttttgaaatttttccaaaactaatgtattctaaactatatacTGCTATATTAAACCATtcacatttgaattaatgtattctaaattatctttcatggtatataggaatcattctaattttttaataattagtttactaaaatttaatatactgcctagattagtggaataagcattataaaatcttcattatctagagaaacggagacaacagaggttctaaactctttgaacatcatcttatgttagtgctctatgaaactatacactaaaaccagattttcatatttttgaaaattttccaaaatccgtgggctaataacccttctaaaataatgagttttcggtaaatgctctatatactgaagtttatactctttccttttgtttaaaaaaattaaaaccacattctacattgaattaatgtattctaaactatatttcatggtatatatgaatcattctaattttttaatatttagtttacaaaaatttcatatactgcctagattagtggaattagcattataaaatcttcattatctagagaaatagagacaacagaggttctaaactctttgaacatcatcttatgttagtgctctatgaaactatatactaaaaccagatttttatatttttgaaattttccaaaatctgtgggttaaccctttctaaaataatgagttttcggtaagtgctctatatactgaagtttatactcttctgctttttgttttaaaaaaaataagcattaaattaatcattaataaaaaatcttcattaatcaagaaaaacgaagacaacagaggttctaaactctttgaacatcatcttatgttagtgctcgatgaaactatacactaaaaccagattttcatatttttgaaaattttttttcaaaatccgtgggttaaccccttctaaaataatgagttttcggtaagtgctctatatactgaagtttatactctttcttttgtttaattttaaaccacattctacatttgaattaatgtattctaaactatctttcatggtatataggaatcattctaattttttaatatttagtttaccaaaatttcatatactgcctagattagtggaataagcattataaaatcttcattatctagaaacggaaaaacggagacaacagaggttataaactctttgaaccatcatcttatgttagtgcctaatgaaactatacaataaagAGTTTTCGGTaagtgctctatatactgaagtttatactctttcctttagtttaaaaaattcaaaccacattctacatttgaattaatgtattctaaactatctttcatggtatataggaatcattctaattttttaatatttagtttactaaaattcatatactgcctagattagtggaattagcattataaaatcttcattatctagagaaacggagacaacagaggttctaaactctttgaaatatcatcttatgttagtgctcgatgaaactatacactaaaacaagattttcatatttttgaaaatttttccaaaatccgtgggttaaccccttctaaaataatgagttttcggtaagtgctctatatactgaagtttatactctttcctttgtttaaaaaattcaaaccacattctacatttgaattaatgtattctaaactatctttcatggtatataggaatcattctaattttttaatatttagtttactaaaatttcatatactgcctagattagtggaattaacattataaaatcttcattatctagagaaatgaagacaacagaggttctaaactctttgaacatcatcttatgttagtgctcgatgaaactatacactaaaaccagattttcatatttttttaaaattttccaaaatccgtgggttaacccttctaaaataatgagtttttcggtaatgctctatatactgaagtttatactctttctctttagtttaaaaaatttcaaaccacattcgacatttgaattaattgtattctaaactatctttcatggtatataggaatcattctaattttttaatatttagtttactaaaatttcatatactgcatagattagtggaattagcattataaaatcttcattatctagagaaacggagaaaacagaggttctaaactatttgtccatcatcttatgttagtgctcgatgaaactatacactaaaaccagattttaaatttttgaaatttttccaaaatccgtgggttaacccctttctaaaataatgagattTCGGTAAgttctctatatactgaagtttatactcttcttttagtttaaaagttcaaaccacattctacatttgaattaatgtaatctaaactatctttcatggtatataggaattattctaattttttaatatttagtttactaaaatttcttatattgcctagattagtggaattagaattataaaatcttcattatctagagaaacggagacaacagaggttctaaactctttgaacatcatcttatgttagtgctcgatgaaactatacactaaaacaagattttcatatttttgaaaatttttccaaaatccgtgggttaacccctcttaaaataatgagttttggTAAAGTGATCTATAAtatgaagtttatactctttcctttaagtttacaaaattcaaaccacattctacatttgaattaatgtattctaaactatctttcatggtatatatgaatcattctaattttttaatatttagtttactaaaatttcatatactgcctagattagtggaattaacattataaaatcttcattatctagagaaatgaagacaacagaggttctaaactctttgaacatcatcttatgttagtgctcgatgaaactatacactaaaaccagattttcatatttttaaaaattttccaaaatccgtgggttaaccccttctaaaataatgagttttcggtaaatgctctatatactgaagtttatactctttctttagtttaaaaaatttcaaaccacattcgacatttgaattaatgtattctaaactatctttcatggtataggaatcattctaattttttaatatttagtttactaaaatttcatatactgcctagattagtggaattagcattataaaatcttcattatctagagaaacggagacaacagaggttctaaactctttgaccatcatcttatgttagtgctcgatgaaactatacactaaaaccagattttaaaaatttttgaaatttttccaaaatccgtgggttaacccctttctaaaataatgagttttcggtaagtgctctatatactgaagtttatactctttcctttagtttaaaaatttcaaaccacattctacatttgaattaatgtaNNNNNNNNNNNNNNNNNNNNNNNNNNNNNNNNNNNNNNNNNNNNNNNNNNNNNNNNNNNNNNNNNNNNNNNNNNNNNNNNNNNNNNNNNNNNNNNNNNNNAAAATCCGTGGgctaaccccttctaaaataatgagttttcggtaagtgctctatatactgaagtttatactccttcctttagtttaaaaattcaaaccacattctacattgaATTAATCTATTctaactatctttcatggtatatatgatttattctaatttttttaatatttagtttactaaaacttcatatactgcatatattagtggaattgcattataaaatcttcattgtCTAGAGaatggagacaacagaggttctaactctttgaacatcatcttatgttagtgctctatgaaactatacactaaaaccagattttcatatttttgaaacttttccATATCCGTGGGCTAACCCTTctaataatgagttttcggtaagtgctctatatactgaagttttatactctttcctttagtttaaaaaattcaaaccacattcatcattttaattaatgtattctaaactatctttcatggtatacaggatttattctaatttttttcatatttagtttactaaaattttatatactgcctagattagtggaattagcattataaaatcttcattatctagagaaacggagacaacagaggttctaaacctctttgaacatcatcttatgttagtgctctatgaaactatacactaaaaccagatttcatatttttgaaacttttccAATATCCGTGGgctaaccccttctaaaataatgagttttcggtaagtgctctatatactgaagtttatactctttcctttagtttaaaaaattcaaaccacattcatcattttaattaatgtattctaaactatctttcatggtatacaggatttattctaattttttcatatttagtttactaaaattttattactgcctagattagtgggaattagcattataaatcttcattatctagagaaacggagacaacagaggttcctaactctttgaacatcatcttatgttagtgttcgatgaaactatacactaaaaccagattttcatatttttgaaaattttccaaaatccatgggttaaccccttctaaaataatgagttttcggtaaatgctctatactgaagtttatactctttcctttagtttaaaaaattcaaaccacattataacttgaattaatgtattataaactattttcatgatatataggaattattctaattttttaatatttagtttactaaaatctcaaactgcctagattagtggaattagcattataaaatcttcattatcaagaAAACGAAGAAAACATAGATTCTAACTCTTTGAatatcatcttatgttagtgctcgataaactatacactaaaaccagattttcattttttgaaattttttcaaaatccgtgggttaaccccttctaaaataatgagttttcggtaaggctctatatactgaagttatactctttcctttagtttaaaaaattcaaaccacattctaaatttgaattaatgtgttCTAAGCCAtcttttcatggtatataggaattattctaatttttttaatatttagtttacgaaaattcatatactgcctagattagtggatttagcattataaaatcttcattatctagtgaaatggagacaacaaaggtttcTAAACTccttgaacatcatcttatgttagtgttctatgaaactatacactaaaaccagattttcatattttttaaattttccaaatccGTGGGctaacccttctaaaataatgagttttcggtaagtgttctatatactgaagtttatactctttgcttttgtttaaaaaatttaaaaccacattccacatttgaattaatgtattctaaactatcttttcatggtatataggaatcattctattttttaataattagtttactaaaatttaatatactgcctagattaatGGAATAAGCATTATAAGATCTTCATTATCTacagaaacggagacaacagaggttctaaactctttgaacatcatcttatgttagtgctctatgaaacttacactaaaaccagattttcatattttttgaaatttttccaaaatccgtgggctaACCCCCTtttaaataatgagttttcggtaagtgctctatatactgaagtttatactctttgcttttgtttaaaaaatttaaaaccacattccacatttgaattaatgtattctaaactatctttcatggtatttaggaatcattctaatttttaaattagtttactaaaatttaatatactgcctagattaatGGAATAAGCATTATAagatcttcattatctagagaaacggagacaacagaggttctaaactttttgaacatcatcttatgttagtgctcgatgaaactatacaataaaaccagattttcatatttttgaaatttttccaaaatcctgggttaatgagttttcggtaagttctctatatactgaagttttactctttcttttagtttaaaaagttcaaaccacattctacatttgaattaatgtattctaaactatctttcatggtaaataggaattattctaattttttaatattattttactaaaatttcatatattgcctagattagtggaattagaattataaaatcttcattatctagagaaatggagacaagaggttctaaactctttgaacatcatctttatgttagtgctctatgaaaatataaaaataaccagaatttcatatttgaatttttccaaaatccgtgggttaacccttctaaaataatgagttttctgtaaaactatatatactgaagtttatactcttttctttatttaaaaattcaaaccacattctacatttgaattaatgtattataaactatttttcatggtatatagaattattctaatttttttaatatttagtttactaaaatatcatttactgcctagattagtggaattagcattataaatcttcattatcaagaaaaacaaagacaacagaggttctaaactctttgaaatatgatcttatgttagtgctcgatgaaactatacactaatactagattttcatatttttgaaattttttcaaaatccctgggttaacccttctaaataatgagttttcggtaaatgctcaatatactgaagtttatactctttcctttagtttaaaaaattcaaccacattctacatttgaattaatgtgttCTAAAccatctttcatggtatatagaattattttatttttttaatatttagtttactaaatttcatatactgcctagattagtggaattagcattataaatcttTCATTATCTAGATAAACGGAGACaaaagaggttctaaactctttgactatCAGctttatgttagtgctcgatgaaactatacactaaaaccagattttcatatttttgttttttccaaaatccatggttaacccccttctaaaataatgagttttcggtaaatgctctatatactgaagtttttaTACTCTTtcctttagttttaaaaattcaaaccacattatacatttgaattaatgtattataaactatttttcatgatatataggatattcttttttttaatatttagtttactaaaatttcatatactgcatagattagtggaattagcattataaaatct includes:
- the LOC108830294 gene encoding LOW QUALITY PROTEIN: YTH domain-containing protein ECT3 (The sequence of the model RefSeq protein was modified relative to this genomic sequence to represent the inferred CDS: deleted 2 bases in 1 codon), with the protein product MMKSRQSEPYYETLETYQGLPCPYGGYCGFYYCVGSLIKRDQYNLPSFQTKYEEAMFFVIKSYREDDIHKSIKYSVWSSTLNGNKKLDSAYQESQKKVAEKSGTCHVFLFFSVNASGQFCGVAEMTGRVDYEKSMDFWQQDKWTGYFPVKWHIIKDVPNPQLRHVILENNENKPVTNSRDTQVRLLQGSEVLNIFKNYVAKTSILDDFEFYENREKVMVQKKLRFPPVQIKKKEEDLVADFQTVEISKSEKHTMTETVK